The following proteins are co-located in the Triticum aestivum cultivar Chinese Spring chromosome 1A, IWGSC CS RefSeq v2.1, whole genome shotgun sequence genome:
- the LOC123044661 gene encoding uncharacterized protein, whose amino-acid sequence MLGRGVGMSAPQWRGGALDLRAALRSGGNLLFGLFVAAVLAFTLLAAVHSPDDPLLHPSSHQLTAFLTSATSNSTFLADDSVLRTGEDFATASNTSEDAHATVGPKFIELSDVGSEKTEVETEQSVTVDTDTDSNSAAQEDKPIVEAVSCDTEAPVDCTGDRELFNLLMRTSIERFPDLHFYRFGRPVVVPESPMACDLAWRFRPAEDARGRTTYYKDYRRFTLTRDINTCSLVVESIGEYHSGTGAKRSGRRKGKKGKKGKREAPVTTDFVPAKTQMRIDENGANADTTTAADQVFVVGDAVNDSMPVVASESDFSRGRYLIYMGGGERCKSMNHYIWGLLCALGEAQFLNRTLVMDFNVCLNSRYTASGKDEEKDFRLYFDFEHLKESASVIDQSQFWTDWGKWHKKDRLKNHYTEDIKVTPMKLRDVKDTLIMRKFGHVEPDNYWSRVCEGETEAMIKRPWHFLWKSRRLMEIVSAIASRMSWDFDSMHVVRGEKAQNTQLWPNLDADTSPENLLTTLNDKVGAGRYLYIATDESDKSFFDPLKNKYKTRFLDDFKDLWDENSEWYAETKELNNGKPVEFDGYMRVAVDTEVFLRGKRKLETFNDLTQDCKDGVNTCAASA is encoded by the coding sequence ATGCTGGGGCGAGGGGTGGGGATGTCGGCGCCGCAGTGGCGCGGGGGCGCACTCGACCTGCGCGCAGCGCTGCGGTCGGGCGGTAACCTCCTATTCGGGCTCTTCGTGGCCGCCGTCCTCGCGTTCacgctcctcgccgccgtccacagcCCCGACGACCCGCTCCTGCACCCTTCCTCCCACCAGCTCACCGCGTTCCTCACCTCCGCCACCTCCAATTCCACCTTCCTCGCCGACGACTCCGTGCTCCGTACCGGGGAGGACTTCGCCACCGCCTCCAACACCTCCGAGGACGCTCACGCCACTGTCGGACCCAAGTTCATCGAGCTCTCCGATGTTGGATCCGAGAAAACGGAGGTCGAGACGGAGCAGTCCGTCACCGTCGACACCGACACTGACTCCAACTCGGCTGCCCAGGAGGACAAGCCTATCGTGGAGGCTGTTTCCTGCGACACGGAGGCGCCGGTGGACTGCACGGGGGATAGGGAGCTCTTCAACCTGCTCATGCGTACGTCGATCGAGAGGTTCCCCGACCTCCACTTCTATCGCTTCGGCCGCCCCGTCGTCGTGCCGGAGAGCCCCATGGCCTGCGACCTCGCCTGGCGCTTCCGCCCAGCCGAAGACGCCAGAGGACGCACCACCTACTACAAGGACTACCGCCGGTTCACGCTCACCCGCGATATCAACACATGCTCCCTCGTGGTGGAAAGCATCGGCGAGTACCACTCCGGCACCGGCGCCAAGCGCAGTGGGCGGCGCAAGGGcaagaagggcaagaagggaaagcGTGAGGCACCGGTGACCACAGACTTCGTGCCAGCCAAGACCCAGATGAGGATCGACGAGAATGGTGCTAATGCAGACACCACGACTGCTGCAGACCAGGTGTTTGTTGTTGGCGATGCCGTCAATGACAGCATGCCGGTGGTCGCTTCTGAGTCCGATTTCAGCCGCGGAAGGTACCTCATTTACATGGGCGGTGGTGAGAGATGCAAGAGCATGAACCACTACATTTGGGGCCTTTTGTGTGCGCTAGGTGAGGCGCAGTTCTTGAATCGGACACTTGTTATGGACTTCAACGTCTGCCTCAATTCCCGGTATACTGCCAGTGGCAAGGATGAAGAAAAGGATTTCAGGCTCTACTTTGATTTTGAGCACCTGAAGGAATCTGCATCGGTGATCGATCAGAGTCAGTTCTGGACAGACTGGGGGAAGTGGCACAAGAAGGATCGATTGAAGAATCACTATACCGAAGACATCAAGGTGACCCCGATGAAACTTCGCGACGTCAAGGACACGCTGATCATGAGGAAGTTTGGGCATGTTGAGCCGGATAACTACTGGTCACGTGTGTGCGAGGGTGAAACGGAGGCCATGATCAAACGGCCATGGCATTTCTTGTGGAAGTCGCGTCGCTTGATGGAGATTGTGTCTGCCATTGCCTCTCGAATGAGTTGGGATTTCGACTCGATGCACGTTGTGAGAGGAGAGAAAGCCCAGAACACACAGCTGTGGCCAAACCTTGATGCAGATACCTCGCCAGAAAATCTCCTTACGACACTCAATGATAAGGTTGGTGCCGGACGGTATTTGTACATTGCTACCGACGAGTCTGATAAATCGTTCTTCGACCCACTGAAGAACAAGTACAAGACGCGCTTCCTGGATGATTTCAAGGATCTTTGGGATGAAAATAGTGAATGGTATGCTGAAACTAAGGAGCTCAACAATGGCAAACCGGTGGAGTTCGATGGTTACATGAGGGTTGCAGTTGACACTGAGGTGTTCCTCAGGGGGAAGAGGAAGTTGGAGACATTCAATGACCTAACACAAGACTGCAAGGATGGTGTCAATACATGCGCGGCCTCCGCCTGA